A genome region from Chryseobacterium sp. G0186 includes the following:
- the sprA gene encoding cell surface protein SprA — translation MSVSAFAQQVKDTAIIRKQYEVADPTRYEAYYDIKTGMYYVYPKIGNTITGPPTAMSPEEYKEYMLATQTKAYYKEKSEKYNLLFRKDKSDARKKGLIPSLMINNKLFETIFGGNKIEIIPSGYASIDFAGLYQKIDNPLILPQNRTSFTFDIDQRIQLGLLGKVGENLQLKANYDTQSGFAFENRMNLVWQAKGNWKDLQSKGLGNVDKPNEGGEDKIIKRVEFGNVNMPLSTSLIRGSQSLFGVKTEFQLGKTFGTVVLSQQQGEARNIVVQGGGVMNNFKVNANDYEDNQHYFLGHYFLDKYDNALLNYPQINSTINITRLEVWVLDQGNSNLAYQKSIIGIRDLGEGGGALPENSLNGLYDQISTAAGTREAGKNYDAVFQGQIFPGSTEPYRNGEHFIFNSKARKLNSNEFIFQPQLGYISLNQKLNDQQLLAVSYSYTVNGSNKVYKVGEFSEESPVLVTKVLRGNSTIDTASPMWKLMMKNVYSLDAGQVSPDGFILNVYYRDQKTGGKVNYLPDTPVKDQNLLKLLNWDRLNMNGDIQNNKDGTKGDGIFDFVNGVTVRPENGRIIFTKVQPFGDYMQTLVGNDPKYVFHDLYDKIKLPPNQATIPQWYTIEGRYKGVQGQGISLGAVNVPQGSVKVSANGVQLSEGVDYTVDYMLGTVTIINENVKQSGQAINISLENQLTFNTQRKRFLGLNLERRFNENFILGGTVINYSESPLTQKVNFGQEAVNNTMAGINLMYNNQAPFLTRLTDKLPLVKTEAPSSINFKMEGAYLIPGLNKATNNQSYIDDFEQTTSKISLKEPAAWSLASRPEKNTLPPFNIPPTSDDLTSGYGRGLLSWYNIDPRFWGVGGRAPSGITPQSVSNHASRRVQYSEIYNNRDFVAGEQTYTNTFDISYFPTEKGPYNVNPATEQAASRWAGIMRPISVPNFVSSNIEYVEFWMMDPYADGNQLGTNPRLLLHLGNVSEDILKDGKMLYENGLPSPGSSPSSTNSNWGVQPKQPPILYAFSTEGEGRKAQDVGYDGLSSDQEAMRFGNTFVNPVTNIVDPAVDDFVFYLSDKFTGSQAASLVQRYKYFRNPDGNSEANSLNVSSQTPDAEDINRDYNLDQIESYNEYPIRLDQSSLALGVNNIVDVKTVKGLFQNGQSSDVKWYLFRIPVSQYDLVEGAHNPTVLNNVRFARLMLAGFENTSTLRFGTMDLVRSDWRKYPKSLAPYSSAELDPAQNEGVTDDTEIGKLEVGSVNIEENAFNQPPYVLPPGIDRQVLSGNAGAQRQNEASLYMKANALEIGKAQGVFKNTTLDMRRYKKLKLFVHAHDPANRDVNVGRMDERTKFFIRFGNDATDNYYEYEASLKLTSTTSTAPMEIWPMENEVNLNIQDFVDAKIRRDKKYSDKITQRFLDPVFEGGDNFKKIYIKGRPSLGNVTTIMIGVKNGVARGGSGTPIDRILWVNEIRLSEIENDGGYAGNASLNFNLGDFATVNTSASYTSVGFGNIDSKPAERNQSTQSAFSINTAVNVDKLLPEKTGIKIPLNYSYSQTIEDPKYNPLDTDVEFSKAPNREQLKKVARTYTQQRSIGVVNMRKERVNQNKKPKFYDIENVSVTAVYNDDYFRDIYTKRNYRQYLRGYVDYNYTFKPWVLKPFNKMISDTAKSTKYLRWVKEFNINPIPTRLSFRTEIDRNYNELEFRNIEAILGGNASGDMEAIRNRNFYFGWQYGLGFNFTKSLKLEINSATRTLNDNIDANTMDSKAIFGNVFRAGRPVLYNHRVQLNYKLPFQYLPYLDFIDAELGYGFTYNWNARSTALLASPDGSLGSIGQNTNVIQATATADIPKFFGQFNYFKNINTKLQKRKQEMDSLNNVYTKQWEKNRYRYKSYKFKNKLTVLQSAAFFLTSFKQLDVSYTENNGTVLPGLLSAPNWYGTGQTLGGPTIGFLLGSQADIRRTVMENGWVSPSNLMTDPYVRMSTRELRANLQMMPMNDFRIDFNVLHNFNSNFSHTGFNYTNGGVSDTNFTFATDMVTYSNSAILLSSSFKDGQAVYQAIRENARAMSLQLGGPNAEIDNNGFAKHYSIANAYVLIPAFRAALEGKSITPMGNPKKSGMPLPNWRITYSGLKNIPIISGQFTKFDILHGYTATYTATGIQSNIDYHGNAGGYYQVIDDAGVKSSGDKINPYTFAQVGYVESFSPLIGVDVTMRNNMQFGLQYNKNRMMVLGLVNHTLTEDSNSEYVVRLGYIVRNFRLGTANIRGRGTRGKGSDLNIRGDISLRDSKTSIMNILLNDSQITGGQRLLNIKLSADYNVSENLNLRVFYEQMTSKYKISTAFPLSTIRAGISATFTFGESGGGF, via the coding sequence ATGTCTGTGAGTGCCTTTGCACAACAGGTGAAAGATACTGCGATCATCAGAAAACAATATGAAGTGGCAGACCCTACGAGGTACGAAGCCTATTACGATATAAAAACCGGGATGTACTATGTATATCCTAAAATCGGAAATACGATTACCGGTCCTCCTACTGCCATGTCTCCAGAAGAGTATAAAGAATATATGCTCGCTACCCAGACCAAGGCTTATTATAAAGAGAAATCGGAAAAATATAATCTCCTTTTTAGAAAAGACAAATCTGATGCCAGAAAGAAGGGACTTATCCCTTCATTAATGATTAATAATAAATTGTTTGAAACCATATTTGGAGGAAACAAAATTGAAATCATTCCTTCGGGATACGCATCCATTGACTTTGCAGGACTTTACCAGAAAATTGATAACCCGCTGATCCTTCCCCAGAACAGGACCAGCTTTACTTTTGATATAGACCAGAGAATTCAGCTCGGATTATTGGGTAAAGTAGGGGAGAATTTACAATTGAAAGCCAATTATGATACCCAAAGTGGTTTTGCTTTTGAAAACAGAATGAATCTCGTTTGGCAGGCAAAAGGAAACTGGAAAGATCTTCAGAGTAAAGGCCTTGGAAATGTAGATAAACCTAATGAAGGGGGAGAAGATAAAATTATCAAAAGGGTAGAGTTTGGTAACGTAAACATGCCGCTTTCAACAAGCCTGATTCGAGGGTCACAATCATTGTTTGGGGTAAAAACAGAATTCCAGTTGGGCAAAACCTTTGGAACCGTTGTGCTTTCTCAACAACAGGGTGAAGCCAGAAACATTGTTGTACAGGGTGGTGGTGTTATGAATAACTTTAAAGTCAATGCCAATGATTATGAAGATAACCAGCACTACTTTTTAGGACATTACTTTCTGGATAAATATGATAATGCATTACTTAATTATCCACAAATCAATTCCACGATTAATATCACCAGATTAGAGGTTTGGGTATTAGACCAGGGAAATAGTAACCTGGCATATCAAAAGAGTATTATCGGGATCAGAGACTTGGGAGAAGGGGGTGGAGCATTGCCTGAGAACTCTCTAAATGGTTTGTATGACCAAATTTCAACAGCAGCAGGAACCAGAGAAGCTGGTAAAAATTATGATGCTGTTTTCCAGGGACAGATTTTTCCGGGAAGTACAGAACCCTATAGAAATGGGGAGCATTTTATCTTTAATAGCAAGGCAAGAAAATTAAACTCTAATGAATTTATATTTCAGCCACAGTTAGGATATATTTCATTAAATCAAAAACTGAATGATCAGCAGCTTTTGGCTGTTTCCTATTCATATACGGTCAATGGAAGTAACAAAGTGTACAAAGTAGGGGAATTCTCTGAGGAAAGCCCTGTTCTGGTTACTAAAGTGTTGAGAGGAAATAGTACTATAGATACAGCCTCTCCGATGTGGAAGCTGATGATGAAGAATGTTTATTCTTTGGATGCAGGTCAGGTATCTCCGGACGGATTTATTCTTAACGTATATTATAGAGACCAAAAGACCGGAGGTAAAGTAAACTATCTTCCGGATACCCCTGTTAAAGACCAAAACCTATTGAAACTATTGAACTGGGATCGCCTTAACATGAATGGTGATATCCAGAATAATAAAGACGGAACTAAGGGAGATGGGATCTTCGACTTTGTGAACGGAGTTACAGTCAGGCCGGAAAACGGACGAATTATTTTTACTAAGGTGCAGCCTTTTGGTGATTATATGCAGACTTTGGTGGGTAATGATCCCAAGTATGTTTTCCATGATTTGTATGATAAAATAAAACTACCCCCAAACCAAGCGACCATCCCTCAATGGTATACCATAGAAGGTCGTTATAAAGGAGTTCAAGGGCAAGGAATTTCCCTTGGAGCGGTAAATGTTCCACAAGGATCTGTAAAGGTTTCCGCCAATGGAGTACAGCTTTCCGAAGGGGTAGATTATACCGTAGACTATATGTTGGGAACGGTAACGATCATTAATGAAAACGTAAAACAGTCCGGACAGGCGATCAATATCTCATTAGAAAACCAATTGACATTTAATACCCAAAGAAAAAGATTCTTAGGATTAAACTTGGAAAGAAGGTTCAATGAAAACTTTATTTTAGGAGGAACGGTGATCAACTATTCTGAATCTCCCCTTACTCAAAAAGTAAACTTTGGACAGGAAGCTGTGAATAATACAATGGCCGGGATCAACTTGATGTATAACAATCAGGCTCCTTTCCTGACACGATTGACAGATAAACTTCCATTGGTGAAAACTGAGGCGCCTTCCAGCATCAACTTCAAGATGGAAGGAGCGTACCTTATTCCGGGACTGAATAAAGCAACCAATAATCAGTCTTATATTGACGATTTTGAGCAGACGACTTCAAAAATATCCCTAAAGGAACCTGCGGCATGGAGCTTAGCATCAAGACCTGAAAAAAATACACTACCACCATTCAATATACCACCAACTTCGGATGATTTAACGAGTGGCTACGGAAGAGGTCTATTATCATGGTATAATATTGACCCTAGATTCTGGGGAGTAGGAGGTAGAGCTCCATCAGGGATTACACCACAGTCAGTATCCAACCATGCTTCAAGAAGAGTACAATACTCTGAAATTTATAACAACAGAGACTTTGTAGCAGGAGAACAAACCTATACCAATACATTTGATATCTCTTATTTCCCTACAGAAAAGGGACCTTATAACGTAAATCCGGCAACAGAACAGGCTGCAAGCAGATGGGCGGGTATTATGAGACCTATCAGTGTTCCTAACTTTGTAAGTTCAAACATTGAGTATGTTGAATTCTGGATGATGGACCCTTATGCCGATGGTAATCAATTGGGAACTAATCCAAGACTTTTGCTACACTTAGGAAACGTATCCGAAGATATTCTTAAGGATGGAAAAATGCTGTATGAAAACGGTCTTCCTTCACCAGGATCATCTCCGTCTTCAACCAATTCAAATTGGGGAGTACAGCCTAAACAACCTCCTATTTTATATGCATTCTCTACGGAAGGAGAGGGTAGAAAAGCACAGGATGTAGGGTATGATGGTCTAAGCTCAGATCAGGAAGCCATGCGATTCGGAAATACATTTGTAAACCCGGTAACAAATATTGTAGACCCTGCTGTGGATGACTTTGTATTCTATCTTTCAGATAAATTTACAGGAAGCCAGGCCGCTTCACTTGTTCAGCGTTACAAATATTTCAGAAACCCGGACGGAAACTCAGAGGCGAACTCTCTGAATGTGTCTTCACAGACTCCGGATGCAGAAGATATCAACAGAGATTATAACCTGGATCAAATTGAAAGCTATAATGAATATCCAATAAGACTTGATCAGTCAAGTCTTGCATTAGGCGTAAATAATATTGTAGATGTAAAAACGGTAAAAGGGCTTTTCCAAAACGGACAGTCTTCAGATGTGAAATGGTACCTGTTCAGAATACCGGTTTCTCAATATGATCTGGTAGAAGGTGCTCATAACCCAACGGTACTGAACAATGTAAGATTTGCAAGACTAATGTTAGCAGGGTTTGAAAATACATCTACCTTGAGATTCGGTACAATGGACCTTGTAAGATCAGACTGGAGAAAATATCCTAAGAGTCTGGCTCCTTATTCAAGCGCAGAATTAGATCCGGCTCAGAATGAAGGGGTAACAGATGATACTGAAATCGGAAAGCTTGAAGTAGGAAGTGTAAATATCGAAGAAAATGCTTTCAATCAACCTCCTTATGTATTGCCTCCGGGAATTGACAGACAGGTATTGAGTGGAAATGCAGGAGCACAAAGACAAAATGAAGCTTCATTATATATGAAAGCCAATGCTTTGGAAATAGGTAAAGCTCAAGGGGTATTCAAAAATACGACACTAGACATGAGAAGATACAAGAAGCTTAAACTTTTTGTACATGCTCATGACCCGGCAAACAGAGATGTAAACGTAGGAAGAATGGATGAAAGAACTAAATTCTTTATTCGTTTCGGAAATGATGCTACAGATAACTATTATGAATATGAAGCATCCTTAAAATTAACATCTACTACTTCTACTGCTCCCATGGAAATTTGGCCAATGGAGAATGAAGTGAACCTTAATATCCAGGATTTTGTTGATGCTAAAATCAGAAGAGATAAAAAATATTCTGATAAAATTACGCAGCGATTTTTGGATCCGGTTTTTGAGGGTGGAGACAATTTTAAGAAAATCTATATCAAGGGACGTCCAAGTTTAGGAAATGTAACAACCATTATGATTGGGGTTAAAAATGGAGTAGCTAGAGGTGGAAGTGGAACGCCAATAGATAGAATTCTTTGGGTAAATGAGATCCGTCTTTCTGAAATTGAAAATGACGGTGGATATGCAGGGAATGCAAGTTTAAACTTTAACCTTGGAGACTTTGCAACCGTTAATACCAGTGCCTCTTATACGTCAGTAGGATTCGGAAATATTGATTCAAAACCGGCGGAAAGAAACCAGTCTACACAATCTGCATTTAGTATTAATACAGCTGTGAATGTAGATAAACTTTTACCGGAAAAGACAGGAATAAAGATTCCATTGAACTATTCTTACTCTCAGACCATCGAAGATCCAAAGTACAACCCTTTGGACACCGATGTGGAATTTAGCAAGGCACCAAACAGAGAGCAGCTGAAAAAAGTAGCAAGAACATATACACAACAAAGAAGTATCGGAGTAGTGAATATGCGTAAAGAAAGAGTAAATCAGAATAAGAAACCTAAGTTTTACGATATTGAAAACGTTTCAGTAACCGCGGTATATAATGATGACTATTTCAGGGATATTTATACCAAGAGAAACTACAGACAATATCTGAGAGGATATGTTGATTATAACTATACTTTCAAGCCATGGGTTCTAAAGCCGTTCAACAAGATGATTAGTGATACGGCAAAATCAACGAAGTATTTGAGATGGGTTAAGGAATTTAATATCAATCCTATCCCAACAAGGCTATCTTTCAGAACTGAAATTGACAGAAATTACAATGAACTTGAATTCAGAAATATTGAAGCCATCTTAGGAGGAAATGCCAGCGGAGATATGGAAGCTATTCGAAATAGAAACTTCTACTTCGGATGGCAGTATGGGTTAGGATTCAATTTTACAAAATCATTAAAACTGGAGATTAACTCTGCCACCAGAACCCTTAATGATAACATAGACGCAAATACAATGGATAGCAAAGCTATTTTCGGAAATGTATTCAGAGCGGGTAGACCAGTATTGTATAACCACAGAGTTCAGTTGAACTATAAACTGCCATTCCAGTATCTTCCTTATTTGGATTTTATTGATGCTGAATTAGGGTACGGATTTACTTATAACTGGAACGCCAGATCTACGGCACTCCTTGCAAGTCCTGATGGAAGCTTAGGATCCATAGGACAGAATACCAATGTTATCCAGGCAACGGCAACAGCAGATATCCCTAAGTTCTTCGGACAGTTTAATTATTTTAAGAATATAAATACCAAGCTTCAGAAACGTAAGCAGGAAATGGATTCCCTAAACAATGTGTATACAAAACAATGGGAAAAGAACAGATATAGATATAAGAGTTATAAGTTCAAGAATAAACTTACTGTACTTCAAAGTGCAGCATTCTTCCTGACTTCATTCAAGCAATTGGATGTTAGCTACACAGAAAATAACGGAACAGTACTTCCAGGGTTACTGTCTGCTCCGAACTGGTATGGGACAGGTCAGACATTAGGAGGGCCTACCATTGGATTCCTGTTAGGATCTCAGGCAGATATCAGAAGAACAGTCATGGAAAATGGTTGGGTAAGCCCCTCTAATTTGATGACGGATCCATATGTAAGAATGTCAACCAGAGAATTACGAGCCAACTTACAGATGATGCCGATGAATGATTTCAGAATTGACTTTAATGTGTTGCACAATTTCAACAGCAACTTCTCACATACAGGGTTTAACTATACCAATGGAGGAGTTTCGGATACTAATTTTACATTTGCAACAGATATGGTAACCTATTCCAATTCTGCAATCCTGCTTAGCTCTTCATTTAAAGATGGACAGGCAGTGTATCAGGCAATCAGAGAAAATGCCAGGGCAATGTCACTACAATTAGGAGGACCTAATGCAGAAATAGATAACAATGGATTTGCAAAGCATTATAGTATCGCCAATGCTTATGTATTAATTCCGGCATTTAGAGCAGCCCTTGAAGGAAAATCCATTACTCCAATGGGTAATCCTAAAAAATCAGGAATGCCATTGCCAAACTGGAGAATTACTTACTCAGGATTAAAAAATATTCCGATAATCAGTGGACAGTTTACCAAGTTCGATATCCTGCATGGGTATACAGCAACCTATACAGCAACAGGAATTCAAAGTAATATAGACTACCACGGAAATGCAGGAGGCTACTATCAGGTAATAGATGATGCAGGTGTTAAGAGTAGTGGTGATAAAATAAATCCTTACACCTTTGCTCAGGTGGGTTATGTAGAATCATTCTCACCACTAATTGGAGTAGATGTTACCATGAGGAATAATATGCAGTTCGGATTACAGTACAACAAAAACAGAATGATGGTACTGGGATTAGTGAACCATACCCTAACAGAAGATTCCAACTCAGAATATGTGGTAAGACTAGGGTATATCGTCCGAAACTTCAGACTGGGAACAGCTAATATAAGAGGAAGAGGTACCAGGGGAAAAGGAAGTGACCTTAATATCAGAGGAGATATTTCACTAAGAGACAGTAAAACCTCCATTATGAATATTCTGTTAAACGATTCGCAGATAACAGGAGGGCAGAGACTTTTAAATATCAAACTTTCTGCAGACTATAATGTCTCCGAGAATCTTAACCTGAGGGTTTTCTATGAACAGATGACCTCAAAGTATAAAATCTCAACAGCATTCCCGCTGTCTACCATTAGAGCAGGTATTTCTGCAACATTTACATTCGGAGAGTCCGGTGGCGGATTCTAG
- a CDS encoding NADP-dependent malic enzyme yields the protein MSSNNNRDEKNFSQAALDYHKAEPKGKIEVIPSKPHSSQRDLSLAYSPGVAVPCMEIHDKPETVYDYTGKGNLVAVISNGTAVLGLGDIGAEASKPVMEGKGLLFKIFADINVFDIEIDEKDPDKFIEIVKGIAPTFGGINLEDIKAPEAFYIEQKLKEELNIPLMHDDQHGTAIISAAALINSLQIANKKIEEVKMVVNGAGAAAIACTKLYISLGLKKENVLMCDSKGVINHKRENLTPEKLDFIAQTDIETLEDAVKGSDVFVGLSKGNVMAPEMLLSMNENPIVFALANPDPEIAYDLALATRKDVIMATGRSDYPNQVNNVLGFPYIFRGALDVQATGINEEMKLAAVHAIADLAKEPVPEAVILAYNVQSLQFGREYFIPKPFDNRLITKVSSAVAKAAMESGVARKAIADFEEYEHQLLDRMGRDERLVRMMQSRAKSNPKRITLGNAEEYNVLKAAQILYEEGIAYPSLLGDKKYIKEQMERYGINLDVPIIDPSDDDQKENRKKYRETLWKLRQRKGMNEYKAKRYVRQRDYFGPLMLKHGDTDGLIVGFSKNYTSVLRPILEVIEKDKGVDKVAAMMMILSEKKPIFFADTSINQNPTAEDLVNIAKMAEFTVKSFAIEPRIAMLGFENFAAISETSKKVAKAVSILHEKYPKMVVDGEIQPDFAMNADHLSDYPFSKLGTTPANTFIFPNLESANLSYKILRGMKVAQVIGPILMGLKQPVHVLQMRSSVDEIVNLATIAVLDAQRREKK from the coding sequence ATGTCAAGTAACAACAATCGCGACGAAAAGAATTTTAGTCAGGCCGCGTTAGATTATCATAAAGCAGAACCCAAGGGAAAAATTGAAGTGATACCCTCCAAACCACACTCTTCCCAAAGAGATTTGTCATTGGCATATTCTCCGGGGGTAGCAGTTCCTTGTATGGAAATTCACGATAAGCCGGAAACCGTATATGATTATACAGGAAAAGGAAACCTTGTTGCTGTAATTTCTAACGGTACAGCGGTACTTGGATTAGGAGATATCGGGGCAGAAGCTTCAAAACCGGTAATGGAAGGAAAAGGACTTCTGTTCAAGATTTTTGCAGACATCAATGTTTTTGATATTGAAATCGATGAAAAGGATCCGGATAAATTTATTGAAATTGTAAAAGGAATTGCTCCAACATTCGGAGGGATCAACCTGGAAGATATCAAGGCTCCGGAAGCATTTTATATAGAACAAAAACTAAAGGAAGAATTAAACATTCCTTTAATGCATGATGACCAGCACGGAACAGCAATTATTTCTGCAGCCGCATTAATCAACTCATTGCAGATCGCCAATAAGAAGATTGAAGAGGTGAAAATGGTAGTAAATGGTGCCGGTGCAGCAGCGATTGCATGTACGAAGCTTTATATTTCATTGGGATTGAAAAAGGAAAACGTCCTGATGTGCGACAGTAAGGGAGTAATCAATCATAAGAGAGAAAACCTTACTCCGGAAAAATTAGACTTTATTGCCCAGACAGATATTGAAACATTGGAAGATGCTGTAAAAGGATCTGATGTTTTTGTAGGATTATCTAAAGGAAATGTGATGGCTCCGGAAATGCTATTAAGCATGAACGAAAATCCTATTGTATTTGCTTTAGCTAACCCGGATCCGGAAATTGCTTATGACTTAGCTCTTGCTACCCGTAAGGATGTAATCATGGCTACAGGAAGAAGCGATTATCCTAATCAGGTAAACAATGTACTGGGATTCCCTTATATTTTCCGTGGTGCATTGGATGTGCAGGCTACCGGAATTAATGAAGAAATGAAATTAGCTGCTGTACACGCTATTGCTGATTTGGCAAAAGAACCTGTACCTGAAGCTGTAATTTTAGCATATAACGTTCAGAGCTTACAATTCGGAAGAGAGTATTTTATTCCAAAACCATTTGATAACAGATTGATTACTAAAGTGTCAAGTGCTGTGGCAAAAGCTGCGATGGAAAGCGGGGTGGCAAGAAAAGCCATTGCTGACTTTGAAGAGTATGAGCACCAGCTTCTGGACAGAATGGGAAGAGATGAAAGATTGGTAAGAATGATGCAGAGCCGTGCAAAATCCAATCCGAAGAGAATTACCCTTGGCAATGCTGAAGAATATAATGTATTGAAAGCAGCACAGATTCTTTATGAAGAAGGAATTGCTTACCCAAGTCTTTTAGGTGACAAAAAATACATCAAGGAGCAAATGGAACGTTACGGAATCAACCTGGATGTTCCAATTATTGATCCAAGTGATGACGATCAGAAGGAAAACAGAAAAAAATACAGAGAAACCCTTTGGAAACTTCGTCAGAGAAAAGGAATGAACGAGTACAAAGCGAAAAGATATGTGCGTCAGAGAGATTATTTCGGACCTTTAATGCTGAAGCATGGAGATACTGACGGTCTTATCGTAGGATTCTCTAAAAATTATACTTCTGTATTAAGACCAATTCTGGAAGTTATTGAAAAAGATAAAGGTGTAGATAAAGTAGCAGCAATGATGATGATTCTTTCTGAAAAGAAACCTATTTTCTTCGCAGATACATCCATCAATCAGAATCCTACCGCTGAGGATCTTGTAAATATTGCTAAAATGGCTGAATTTACAGTGAAATCTTTTGCTATTGAGCCTAGAATTGCCATGCTTGGATTTGAAAACTTTGCTGCAATCTCTGAAACTTCCAAGAAAGTAGCGAAAGCAGTAAGCATTCTTCATGAGAAATATCCTAAAATGGTGGTAGATGGTGAAATTCAGCCGGATTTTGCAATGAATGCTGATCATTTGAGTGACTATCCTTTCTCAAAACTAGGAACAACTCCGGCCAATACATTTATCTTCCCGAATCTGGAAAGTGCCAACTTATCCTACAAGATTTTGAGAGGAATGAAGGTAGCGCAGGTTATCGGGCCAATCCTAATGGGATTAAAGCAGCCGGTACACGTTCTTCAGATGCGTTCAAGCGTGGATGAGATTGTAAACCTTGCAACGATTGCGGTACTTGACGCTCAGAGAAGAGAGAAAAAGTAA
- the ruvA gene encoding Holliday junction branch migration protein RuvA produces MIFSLQGTVQELTPTYAVINVQGVGYYVGISLMTSHTLVLNQQTFLFIQQIIREDAHLLFGFNTRSEKEMFNLLISVNGVGAVSALILLSTLSLDEIASAILSGSSALIQKAKGIGAKTAERIIVDLKDKVQKFSGTAENISLLVDNKIKEESLSALEVLGIPKRTSEKMADKILKQNPSISVEELVKQILKNI; encoded by the coding sequence ATGATATTTTCTTTACAAGGTACTGTTCAAGAACTTACACCTACCTATGCCGTAATCAACGTACAGGGCGTTGGTTACTACGTGGGGATCAGCTTAATGACCTCACACACACTGGTTTTAAATCAGCAAACTTTCCTATTTATTCAACAGATTATCCGTGAGGATGCTCATCTGCTGTTCGGTTTTAACACTCGTTCAGAAAAAGAGATGTTCAATCTGTTAATAAGCGTTAATGGAGTGGGGGCGGTTTCTGCACTCATTTTACTATCCACATTGAGCCTTGATGAGATTGCATCAGCTATTCTTTCCGGTAGCAGTGCACTGATTCAGAAAGCTAAAGGAATTGGGGCAAAAACAGCAGAAAGAATTATTGTAGATCTTAAAGATAAAGTACAGAAATTCAGCGGTACGGCAGAGAATATTTCATTGCTGGTAGATAATAAAATCAAGGAAGAATCGTTATCTGCATTAGAAGTTTTAGGAATTCCTAAGCGGACGAGCGAGAAGATGGCGGATAAAATTTTAAAACAAAATCCAAGTATCTCGGTGGAAGAATTGGTAAAACAAATTTTAAAAAACATTTAA
- a CDS encoding ATPase has protein sequence MVAIVDSGSTKSDWVILDDFKKVFLKTETIGFNPNFINRELIAPEIQKNSNLILVKNSITKVFFYGSGCGVKKNCETIEEELKKVFGKAEIIVKEDLMAAAYAAYAGKPAIVCILGTGSNSCYFDGENLKIELPSLGFLIGDEGSGSAIGKQLVRRYFMKKLPVDLHREFEADYQLTIEDALKNMYHSPRPNAYLANFNKFVIERKDHPYFKDMVFEEMKSFFEYQVLPYHEAKDAEINFIGSIAYYYENILRSVAAELNLNVGHVVQKPIESLVDYHIKYIL, from the coding sequence ATGGTTGCTATTGTAGATAGTGGTTCTACGAAATCGGATTGGGTAATTCTTGATGACTTTAAGAAAGTTTTTTTGAAAACAGAAACCATTGGTTTCAATCCTAACTTTATCAACAGAGAACTTATTGCTCCCGAAATACAGAAAAACAGCAACCTTATATTGGTCAAAAATTCTATTACCAAGGTTTTCTTCTATGGTTCAGGATGTGGTGTGAAAAAAAACTGCGAAACTATAGAAGAAGAGCTTAAAAAGGTATTTGGAAAAGCTGAAATTATTGTAAAAGAAGATCTGATGGCCGCTGCATATGCTGCATACGCAGGAAAACCTGCTATTGTGTGTATCTTAGGTACCGGATCAAATTCTTGCTATTTCGATGGTGAAAACCTGAAAATAGAATTGCCATCCCTTGGATTCCTGATTGGAGATGAGGGAAGTGGAAGTGCTATTGGTAAACAATTGGTGAGGAGATATTTCATGAAAAAACTGCCTGTAGACCTTCACCGCGAATTTGAAGCAGATTATCAGCTTACCATAGAGGATGCATTGAAAAACATGTATCATTCTCCAAGACCCAATGCCTATCTGGCAAATTTCAATAAATTTGTTATTGAAAGAAAAGACCATCCTTATTTTAAGGACATGGTTTTCGAGGAAATGAAAAGCTTCTTCGAATATCAGGTGCTGCCTTATCATGAAGCAAAAGATGCCGAGATCAATTTTATTGGCTCTATTGCTTATTATTACGAAAATATTCTACGTTCTGTAGCAGCAGAACTTAATTTAAATGTGGGACATGTAGTTCAGAAACCAATTGAAAGCTTAGTAGATTACCACATTAAATATATACTCTAA